From a region of the Panthera tigris mitochondrion, complete genome genome:
- the ND3 gene encoding NADH dehydrogenase subunit 3 (TAA stop codon is completed by the addition of 3' A residues to the mRNA), with protein MNMMLALLTNTLLSTLLVLIAFWLPQLNTYAEKASPYECGFDPMGSARLPFSMKFFLVAITFLLFDLEIALLLPLPWASQTNKLSTMLITALLLISLLAASLAYEWTQKGLEWTE; from the coding sequence ATAAACATAATACTCGCTCTACTCACCAACACACTTCTATCCACACTACTTGTACTCATCGCGTTCTGACTACCCCAACTAAACACCTATGCAGAAAAAGCAAGTCCTTATGAATGTGGATTTGACCCCATAGGATCCGCTCGCCTGCCCTTCTCCATAAAATTCTTCCTAGTAGCTATCACATTCTTGCTATTCGACCTAGAAATTGCACTACTGCTCCCTCTTCCCTGAGCCTCACAAACAAACAAACTGTCAACCATGCTTATCACAGCCCTTCTACTAATCTCCCTATTAGCCGCAAGCCTAGCCTACGAGTGAACCCAAAAAGGATTAGAATGAACTGAATA
- the ND4L gene encoding NADH dehydrogenase subunit 4L yields MSMVYVNIFLAFIVSLMGLLMYRSHLMSSLLCLEGMMLSLFIMMTMAVLNNHFTLASMTPIILLVFAACEAALGLSLLVMVSNTYGTDYVQNLNLLQC; encoded by the coding sequence ATGTCCATAGTCTATGTTAACATCTTCCTGGCTTTCATCGTATCACTCATAGGACTATTAATGTACCGATCCCACTTAATATCCTCCCTTCTATGCCTAGAAGGCATAATACTATCCCTATTTATTATGATAACCATGGCAGTTCTAAACAATCACTTTACACTAGCTAGCATGACCCCCATTATCCTGCTAGTATTTGCAGCCTGCGAGGCAGCACTGGGCTTGTCCCTACTAGTAATGGTATCAAATACATATGGTACCGACTATGTACAAAACCTAAACCTCTTGCAATGCTAA